In the Onychostoma macrolepis isolate SWU-2019 chromosome 09, ASM1243209v1, whole genome shotgun sequence genome, one interval contains:
- the mcf2lb gene encoding guanine nucleotide exchange factor DBS isoform X1: MNVDSFFWSRWYKNRMRSCRGSLVLSTLLILSLSSRDSLCSCLRKFSHLIHLIFLKRTQVRTPWGRGQDGSPIIIFPEFPSFCEIGDQEFRNVLTYLTSIPSLSAAGVGFIVVIDRRRDRWTCLKGTLLRISGWFPGNLRLVLVLRPSAILQRTLTDVFFKLQRDDFKVPVIMLSSLADLHSYIERSQLTQELGGSQYYCHKTWISHRTDLESFAALVKRMAERLQVFGRELAETELPNNLLTASNLLNAQTSRKDSFKEEMAGALSQGRKLLENIREPVRRDPDSSLNPDQLENLATVHRLLSQLNESSTAFDEFWIQHQNKLDLCLKLCQFEHNFQQLRTELEQTTDTLNAFSDVGINSAQTEHLLQELTNQEKKACEVLDRVRSVVAEGQCLIDSSQNVDNTVAVKCSELQRVRENLTQELKDKRTMLTQAMELHRRLEMVCKWCDDGIYMLASQPLDKCQSQEGAESALSELECYLETANEKQQWEISTVWLEYENILNNELREQVKRAFEKKASLQEMFERRRVSLKKLAAKQTRPVQPVAPRPESLSSPAHREHENICISEDSDSRVSCKQVNSDQVDRSNRNPSVSEEEETLAVLRRHVMNELLETERAYVEELMCVLQGYAAEMDNPSMALLIPAALQNKKDVLFGNMQEIYNFHKRIFLKELETYTDCPELVGRCFLDWMGELQIYEKYCHNKPRSESLWRQCSDCAFFQECQKKLEHKLGLDSYLLKPVQRITKYQLLLKEMIKYSKGCEGSVELQAALSSILGILKAVNDSMHLIAITGYEGNLGDLGRLLMQGSFSVWAEHKRGHVKVMELARFKPMQRHLFLHEKAVLFCKRREESGEGYEKAPSYSFKQELSMAAIGITEHAKGDSKKFEIWSSSRDEVYTVQAASEEVKTIWVTEIRKLLTGQLEACKVEASQQRAPEQFSSDTSSTNRLVRNERSNLRSGGVEKPKADEERVKELENTLEPRMTGRAKGSSFSFETKPKRQDIRSDPTPLETGPHPYMGGVRWFSTSSLFQNRRRGTHTEYTRWTKGSLSLDASVEHDGYFSAEEQVTSDPEEEKEDKMCADELQSVRIEEEIQCSEETEVPEK; encoded by the exons GGGGAAGAGGACAGGATGGAAGCCCTATCATTATCTTTCCAGAGTTCCCTTCCTTTTGTGAAATTGGAGACCAAGAGTTTCGTAATGTTCTTACTTACCTGACAAGTATTCCCAG TCTGAGTGCAGCGGGTGTGGGCTTCATTGTAGTGATCGACAGGCGCAGAGATCGATGGACGTGTTTAAAGGGGACATTACTGCGTATCTCA gGCTGGTTTCCTGGTAATCTTCGGCTTGTTCTGGTGCTGAGACCCAGTGCTATCCTGCAGCGAACTTTGACTGATGTGTTCTTCAAACTCCAAAGAGATGACTTTAAAGTACCG GTTATCATGCTAAGCTCACTAGCTGATCTGCACTCTTATATTGAGCGGAGCCAACTGACACAAGAACTGGGTGGCTCTCAGTACTACTGCCACAAGACCTGGATCTCTCATCGCACA GATCTTGAAAGCTTTGCTGCTTTAGTGAAGAGGATGGCTGAGAGACTGCAAGTGTTCGGCAGGGAGCTGGCAGAAACAGAGCTCCCTAACAACCTCCTAACAGCCAGCAATCTGCTCAATGCACAAACCAGCAGAAAAGACAGTTTCAAA GAAGAGATGGCAGGAGCTCTAAGCCAAGGACGCAAACTCTTGGAGAACATCAGGGAACCGGTCCGCAGAGATCCGGACAGCAGTCTAAACCCTGATCAGCTAGAGAACCTTGCTACAGTGCACAG GCTGTTATCCCAGTTAAATGAGAGCTCTACAGCGTTTGATGAGTTCTGGATTCAGCATCAAAATAAACTGGATCTATGTTTGAAACTCTGCCAGTTTGAGCACAACTTTCAACAG TTGCGAACAGAGCTGGAGCAGACAACAGACACGCTGAATGCTTTTTCAGACGTTGGAATAAACTCTGCCCAAACAGAACACCTCCTTCAAGAGCTGACCAATCAAGAGAAGAAAGCCTGT GAAGTGCTGGACAGAGTAAGGTCTGTGGTTGCCGAGGGCCaatgtttgattgacagctctcaGAATGTTGACAACACTGTTGCAGTGAAATGCAGTGAGCtacagagagtgagagagaatcTCACCCAAGAGCTCAAAGACAAGAGGACCATGTTGACACAGGCTATGGAGCTACATAGAAGATTGGAAATG GTGTGTAAATGGTGTGATGATGGGATTTACATGCTAGCGTCACAGCCTCTTGACAAGTGCCAGTCACAGGAGGGGGCGGAGTCAGCACTATCAGAGCTGGAGTGTTACCTGGAGACAGCCAATGAGAAACAGCAGTGGGAAATCAGCACAGTTTGGCTGGAATATGAGAACATACTGAACAATGAGCTCAGG GAGCAAGTAAAGCGTGCATTTGAAAAGAAAGCCTCACTTCAGGAGATGTTTGAGAGGAGGAGGGTCAGTCTGAAGAAACTAGCAGCCAAACAAACACGACCTGTCCAACCTGTGGCCCCACGACCAGAGTCACTCTCATCTCCTG CTCACAGGGAGCATGAGAACATCTGTATTAGTGAGGACTCAGACAGCAGGGTGTCCTGTAAACAA GTAAACTCTGATCAAGTTGACAGGAGCAATCGCAATCCTTCTGTATCTGAGGAGGAGGAAACCCTGGCTGTTCTGCGCAG GCATGTAATGAACGAGTTACTAGAAACAGAAAGAGCATATGTGGAAGAGCTTATGTGTGTTTTGCAG GGATATGCTGCAGAAATGGACAACCCCTCCATGGCCCTTCTCATCCCTGCAGCCCTGCAGAACAAGAAGGACGTGTTATTTGGGAACATGCAGGAAATTTATAATTTCCACAAAAG AATATTCCTCAAAGAGCTGGAAACTTACACTGACTGCCCTGAGCTTGTGGGCCGCTGCTTCCTGGACTGG ATGGGGGAGCTGCAGATTTATGAGAAATACTGTCACAACAAGCCTCGTTCTGAGAGCCTCTGGAGGCAGTGCTCAGACTGCGCCTTCTTCCag GAGTGTCAGAAGAAACTAGAGCACAAACTAGGACTGGACTCATACTTACTGAAGCCTGTGCAGAGGATCACTAAATACCAACTCCTGCTGAAG gagATGATTAAGTACAGTAAAGGCTGTGAGGGCTCAGTGGAGCTGCAGGCAGCTCTTTCCTCCATACTGGGTATCCTGAAGGCTGTAAATGACTCAATGCACCTCATCGCCATCACAGGATATGAG GGTAACCTTGGAGACCTGGGTCGCCTGCTGATGCAGGGGTCGTTCAGTGTGTGGGCTGAGCATAAGAGAGGTCACGTGAAGGTGATGGAGCTTGCCAGGTTTAAGCCCATGCAGAGACACCTGTTCCTGCATGAGAAAGCCGTGCTCTTCTGCAAGAGACGAGAGGAGAGCGGAGAGGGATATGAGAAAGCACCCTCATATAGCTTCAAGCAGGAGCTCAGC ATGGCTGCTATTGGAATAACAGAGCATGCTAAAGGGGACAGCAAGAAGTTTGAGATCTGGTCCAGTTCAAGAGATGAGGTCTACACAGTACAG GCCGCATCTGAGGAGGTTAAGACCATCTGGGTAACAGAGATCCGGAAACTTCTAACAGGACAGCTGGAGGCCTGCAAAG TAGAGGCAAGTCAACAGAGGGCACCTGAGCAGTTCTCCTCAGATACCAGCTCAACTAACAG ACTGGTGAGAAATGAACGTAGCAACCTCAGGAGTGGAGGAGTGGAGAAACCAAAGGCAGACGAGGAAAGAGTTAAAGAACTTGAGAACACTCTAGAGCCCAGAATGACAGGGAGAGCAAAAG GGTCTTCATTCAGTTTTGAGACAAAACCAAAACGACAGGATATCCGGAGTGACCCTACACCTCTAG AAACAGGGCCACACCCTTACATGGGCGGAGTCAGGTGGTTCAGTACATCAAGCCTGTTTCAAAATCGTAGGAGAGGTACACATACTGAGTACACAC GTTGGACTAAAGGATCCCTCTCATTGGATGCCTCTGTGGAGCATGATGGATACTTTAGTGCAGAGGAGCAGGTGACCTCTGACCCAGAAGAGGAGAAGGAAGATAAAATG TGTGCAGATGAGCTGCAGTCTGTGAGGATAGAGGAAGAGATCCAGTGTTCTGAAGAGACTGAGGTTCCTGAGAAATGA
- the mcf2lb gene encoding guanine nucleotide exchange factor DBS isoform X2 yields MNVDSFFWSRWYKNRMRSCRGSLVLSTLLILSLSSRDSLCSCLRKFSHLIHLIFLKRTQVRTPWGRGQDGSPIIIFPEFPSFCEIGDQEFRNVLTYLTSIPSLSAAGVGFIVVIDRRRDRWTCLKGTLLRISGWFPGNLRLVLVLRPSAILQRTLTDVFFKLQRDDFKVPVIMLSSLADLHSYIERSQLTQELGGSQYYCHKTWISHRTDLESFAALVKRMAERLQVFGRELAETELPNNLLTASNLLNAQTSRKDSFKEEMAGALSQGRKLLENIREPVRRDPDSSLNPDQLENLATVHRLLSQLNESSTAFDEFWIQHQNKLDLCLKLCQFEHNFQQLRTELEQTTDTLNAFSDVGINSAQTEHLLQELTNQEKKACEVLDRVRSVVAEGQCLIDSSQNVDNTVAVKCSELQRVRENLTQELKDKRTMLTQAMELHRRLEMVCKWCDDGIYMLASQPLDKCQSQEGAESALSELECYLETANEKQQWEISTVWLEYENILNNELREQVKRAFEKKASLQEMFERRRVSLKKLAAKQTRPVQPVAPRPESLSSPAHREHENICISEDSDSRVSCKQVNSDQVDRSNRNPSVSEEEETLAVLRRHVMNELLETERAYVEELMCVLQGYAAEMDNPSMALLIPAALQNKKDVLFGNMQEIYNFHKRIFLKELETYTDCPELVGRCFLDWMGELQIYEKYCHNKPRSESLWRQCSDCAFFQECQKKLEHKLGLDSYLLKPVQRITKYQLLLKEMIKYSKGCEGSVELQAALSSILGILKAVNDSMHLIAITGYEGNLGDLGRLLMQGSFSVWAEHKRGHVKVMELARFKPMQRHLFLHEKAVLFCKRREESGEGYEKAPSYSFKQELSMAAIGITEHAKGDSKKFEIWSSSRDEVYTVQAASEEVKTIWVTEIRKLLTGQLEACKEASQQRAPEQFSSDTSSTNRLVRNERSNLRSGGVEKPKADEERVKELENTLEPRMTGRAKGSSFSFETKPKRQDIRSDPTPLETGPHPYMGGVRWFSTSSLFQNRRRGTHTEYTRWTKGSLSLDASVEHDGYFSAEEQVTSDPEEEKEDKMCADELQSVRIEEEIQCSEETEVPEK; encoded by the exons GGGGAAGAGGACAGGATGGAAGCCCTATCATTATCTTTCCAGAGTTCCCTTCCTTTTGTGAAATTGGAGACCAAGAGTTTCGTAATGTTCTTACTTACCTGACAAGTATTCCCAG TCTGAGTGCAGCGGGTGTGGGCTTCATTGTAGTGATCGACAGGCGCAGAGATCGATGGACGTGTTTAAAGGGGACATTACTGCGTATCTCA gGCTGGTTTCCTGGTAATCTTCGGCTTGTTCTGGTGCTGAGACCCAGTGCTATCCTGCAGCGAACTTTGACTGATGTGTTCTTCAAACTCCAAAGAGATGACTTTAAAGTACCG GTTATCATGCTAAGCTCACTAGCTGATCTGCACTCTTATATTGAGCGGAGCCAACTGACACAAGAACTGGGTGGCTCTCAGTACTACTGCCACAAGACCTGGATCTCTCATCGCACA GATCTTGAAAGCTTTGCTGCTTTAGTGAAGAGGATGGCTGAGAGACTGCAAGTGTTCGGCAGGGAGCTGGCAGAAACAGAGCTCCCTAACAACCTCCTAACAGCCAGCAATCTGCTCAATGCACAAACCAGCAGAAAAGACAGTTTCAAA GAAGAGATGGCAGGAGCTCTAAGCCAAGGACGCAAACTCTTGGAGAACATCAGGGAACCGGTCCGCAGAGATCCGGACAGCAGTCTAAACCCTGATCAGCTAGAGAACCTTGCTACAGTGCACAG GCTGTTATCCCAGTTAAATGAGAGCTCTACAGCGTTTGATGAGTTCTGGATTCAGCATCAAAATAAACTGGATCTATGTTTGAAACTCTGCCAGTTTGAGCACAACTTTCAACAG TTGCGAACAGAGCTGGAGCAGACAACAGACACGCTGAATGCTTTTTCAGACGTTGGAATAAACTCTGCCCAAACAGAACACCTCCTTCAAGAGCTGACCAATCAAGAGAAGAAAGCCTGT GAAGTGCTGGACAGAGTAAGGTCTGTGGTTGCCGAGGGCCaatgtttgattgacagctctcaGAATGTTGACAACACTGTTGCAGTGAAATGCAGTGAGCtacagagagtgagagagaatcTCACCCAAGAGCTCAAAGACAAGAGGACCATGTTGACACAGGCTATGGAGCTACATAGAAGATTGGAAATG GTGTGTAAATGGTGTGATGATGGGATTTACATGCTAGCGTCACAGCCTCTTGACAAGTGCCAGTCACAGGAGGGGGCGGAGTCAGCACTATCAGAGCTGGAGTGTTACCTGGAGACAGCCAATGAGAAACAGCAGTGGGAAATCAGCACAGTTTGGCTGGAATATGAGAACATACTGAACAATGAGCTCAGG GAGCAAGTAAAGCGTGCATTTGAAAAGAAAGCCTCACTTCAGGAGATGTTTGAGAGGAGGAGGGTCAGTCTGAAGAAACTAGCAGCCAAACAAACACGACCTGTCCAACCTGTGGCCCCACGACCAGAGTCACTCTCATCTCCTG CTCACAGGGAGCATGAGAACATCTGTATTAGTGAGGACTCAGACAGCAGGGTGTCCTGTAAACAA GTAAACTCTGATCAAGTTGACAGGAGCAATCGCAATCCTTCTGTATCTGAGGAGGAGGAAACCCTGGCTGTTCTGCGCAG GCATGTAATGAACGAGTTACTAGAAACAGAAAGAGCATATGTGGAAGAGCTTATGTGTGTTTTGCAG GGATATGCTGCAGAAATGGACAACCCCTCCATGGCCCTTCTCATCCCTGCAGCCCTGCAGAACAAGAAGGACGTGTTATTTGGGAACATGCAGGAAATTTATAATTTCCACAAAAG AATATTCCTCAAAGAGCTGGAAACTTACACTGACTGCCCTGAGCTTGTGGGCCGCTGCTTCCTGGACTGG ATGGGGGAGCTGCAGATTTATGAGAAATACTGTCACAACAAGCCTCGTTCTGAGAGCCTCTGGAGGCAGTGCTCAGACTGCGCCTTCTTCCag GAGTGTCAGAAGAAACTAGAGCACAAACTAGGACTGGACTCATACTTACTGAAGCCTGTGCAGAGGATCACTAAATACCAACTCCTGCTGAAG gagATGATTAAGTACAGTAAAGGCTGTGAGGGCTCAGTGGAGCTGCAGGCAGCTCTTTCCTCCATACTGGGTATCCTGAAGGCTGTAAATGACTCAATGCACCTCATCGCCATCACAGGATATGAG GGTAACCTTGGAGACCTGGGTCGCCTGCTGATGCAGGGGTCGTTCAGTGTGTGGGCTGAGCATAAGAGAGGTCACGTGAAGGTGATGGAGCTTGCCAGGTTTAAGCCCATGCAGAGACACCTGTTCCTGCATGAGAAAGCCGTGCTCTTCTGCAAGAGACGAGAGGAGAGCGGAGAGGGATATGAGAAAGCACCCTCATATAGCTTCAAGCAGGAGCTCAGC ATGGCTGCTATTGGAATAACAGAGCATGCTAAAGGGGACAGCAAGAAGTTTGAGATCTGGTCCAGTTCAAGAGATGAGGTCTACACAGTACAG GCCGCATCTGAGGAGGTTAAGACCATCTGGGTAACAGAGATCCGGAAACTTCTAACAGGACAGCTGGAGGCCTGCAAAG AGGCAAGTCAACAGAGGGCACCTGAGCAGTTCTCCTCAGATACCAGCTCAACTAACAG ACTGGTGAGAAATGAACGTAGCAACCTCAGGAGTGGAGGAGTGGAGAAACCAAAGGCAGACGAGGAAAGAGTTAAAGAACTTGAGAACACTCTAGAGCCCAGAATGACAGGGAGAGCAAAAG GGTCTTCATTCAGTTTTGAGACAAAACCAAAACGACAGGATATCCGGAGTGACCCTACACCTCTAG AAACAGGGCCACACCCTTACATGGGCGGAGTCAGGTGGTTCAGTACATCAAGCCTGTTTCAAAATCGTAGGAGAGGTACACATACTGAGTACACAC GTTGGACTAAAGGATCCCTCTCATTGGATGCCTCTGTGGAGCATGATGGATACTTTAGTGCAGAGGAGCAGGTGACCTCTGACCCAGAAGAGGAGAAGGAAGATAAAATG TGTGCAGATGAGCTGCAGTCTGTGAGGATAGAGGAAGAGATCCAGTGTTCTGAAGAGACTGAGGTTCCTGAGAAATGA
- the mcf2lb gene encoding guanine nucleotide exchange factor DBS isoform X14 produces MAMIWMQTEKAVVLELQRRLSNVAHSIDEIMQRESSPLYAADIITELKRQFVFLSGGRGQDGSPIIIFPEFPSFCEIGDQEFRNVLTYLTSIPSLSAAGVGFIVVIDRRRDRWTCLKGTLLRISGWFPGNLRLVLVLRPSAILQRTLTDVFFKLQRDDFKVPVIMLSSLADLHSYIERSQLTQELGGSQYYCHKTWISHRTDLESFAALVKRMAERLQVFGRELAETELPNNLLTASNLLNAQTSRKDSFKEEMAGALSQGRKLLENIREPVRRDPDSSLNPDQLENLATVHRLLSQLNESSTAFDEFWIQHQNKLDLCLKLCQFEHNFQQLRTELEQTTDTLNAFSDVGINSAQTEHLLQELTNQEKKACEVLDRVRSVVAEGQCLIDSSQNVDNTVAVKCSELQRVRENLTQELKDKRTMLTQAMELHRRLEMVCKWCDDGIYMLASQPLDKCQSQEGAESALSELECYLETANEKQQWEISTVWLEYENILNNELREQVKRAFEKKASLQEMFERRRVSLKKLAAKQTRPVQPVAPRPESLSSPAHREHENICISEDSDSRVSCKQVNSDQVDRSNRNPSVSEEEETLAVLRRHVMNELLETERAYVEELMCVLQGYAAEMDNPSMALLIPAALQNKKDVLFGNMQEIYNFHKRIFLKELETYTDCPELVGRCFLDWMGELQIYEKYCHNKPRSESLWRQCSDCAFFQECQKKLEHKLGLDSYLLKPVQRITKYQLLLKEMIKYSKGCEGSVELQAALSSILGILKAVNDSMHLIAITGYEGNLGDLGRLLMQGSFSVWAEHKRGHVKVMELARFKPMQRHLFLHEKAVLFCKRREESGEGYEKAPSYSFKQELSMAAIGITEHAKGDSKKFEIWSSSRDEVYTVQAASEEVKTIWVTEIRKLLTGQLEACKEASQQRAPEQFSSDTSSTNRLVRNERSNLRSGGVEKPKADEERVKELENTLEPRMTGRAKGSSFSFETKPKRQDIRSDPTPLETGPHPYMGGVRWFSTSSLFQNRRRGTHTEYTRWTKGSLSLDASVEHDGYFSAEEQVTSDPEEEKEDKMCADELQSVRIEEEIQCSEETEVPEK; encoded by the exons GGGGAAGAGGACAGGATGGAAGCCCTATCATTATCTTTCCAGAGTTCCCTTCCTTTTGTGAAATTGGAGACCAAGAGTTTCGTAATGTTCTTACTTACCTGACAAGTATTCCCAG TCTGAGTGCAGCGGGTGTGGGCTTCATTGTAGTGATCGACAGGCGCAGAGATCGATGGACGTGTTTAAAGGGGACATTACTGCGTATCTCA gGCTGGTTTCCTGGTAATCTTCGGCTTGTTCTGGTGCTGAGACCCAGTGCTATCCTGCAGCGAACTTTGACTGATGTGTTCTTCAAACTCCAAAGAGATGACTTTAAAGTACCG GTTATCATGCTAAGCTCACTAGCTGATCTGCACTCTTATATTGAGCGGAGCCAACTGACACAAGAACTGGGTGGCTCTCAGTACTACTGCCACAAGACCTGGATCTCTCATCGCACA GATCTTGAAAGCTTTGCTGCTTTAGTGAAGAGGATGGCTGAGAGACTGCAAGTGTTCGGCAGGGAGCTGGCAGAAACAGAGCTCCCTAACAACCTCCTAACAGCCAGCAATCTGCTCAATGCACAAACCAGCAGAAAAGACAGTTTCAAA GAAGAGATGGCAGGAGCTCTAAGCCAAGGACGCAAACTCTTGGAGAACATCAGGGAACCGGTCCGCAGAGATCCGGACAGCAGTCTAAACCCTGATCAGCTAGAGAACCTTGCTACAGTGCACAG GCTGTTATCCCAGTTAAATGAGAGCTCTACAGCGTTTGATGAGTTCTGGATTCAGCATCAAAATAAACTGGATCTATGTTTGAAACTCTGCCAGTTTGAGCACAACTTTCAACAG TTGCGAACAGAGCTGGAGCAGACAACAGACACGCTGAATGCTTTTTCAGACGTTGGAATAAACTCTGCCCAAACAGAACACCTCCTTCAAGAGCTGACCAATCAAGAGAAGAAAGCCTGT GAAGTGCTGGACAGAGTAAGGTCTGTGGTTGCCGAGGGCCaatgtttgattgacagctctcaGAATGTTGACAACACTGTTGCAGTGAAATGCAGTGAGCtacagagagtgagagagaatcTCACCCAAGAGCTCAAAGACAAGAGGACCATGTTGACACAGGCTATGGAGCTACATAGAAGATTGGAAATG GTGTGTAAATGGTGTGATGATGGGATTTACATGCTAGCGTCACAGCCTCTTGACAAGTGCCAGTCACAGGAGGGGGCGGAGTCAGCACTATCAGAGCTGGAGTGTTACCTGGAGACAGCCAATGAGAAACAGCAGTGGGAAATCAGCACAGTTTGGCTGGAATATGAGAACATACTGAACAATGAGCTCAGG GAGCAAGTAAAGCGTGCATTTGAAAAGAAAGCCTCACTTCAGGAGATGTTTGAGAGGAGGAGGGTCAGTCTGAAGAAACTAGCAGCCAAACAAACACGACCTGTCCAACCTGTGGCCCCACGACCAGAGTCACTCTCATCTCCTG CTCACAGGGAGCATGAGAACATCTGTATTAGTGAGGACTCAGACAGCAGGGTGTCCTGTAAACAA GTAAACTCTGATCAAGTTGACAGGAGCAATCGCAATCCTTCTGTATCTGAGGAGGAGGAAACCCTGGCTGTTCTGCGCAG GCATGTAATGAACGAGTTACTAGAAACAGAAAGAGCATATGTGGAAGAGCTTATGTGTGTTTTGCAG GGATATGCTGCAGAAATGGACAACCCCTCCATGGCCCTTCTCATCCCTGCAGCCCTGCAGAACAAGAAGGACGTGTTATTTGGGAACATGCAGGAAATTTATAATTTCCACAAAAG AATATTCCTCAAAGAGCTGGAAACTTACACTGACTGCCCTGAGCTTGTGGGCCGCTGCTTCCTGGACTGG ATGGGGGAGCTGCAGATTTATGAGAAATACTGTCACAACAAGCCTCGTTCTGAGAGCCTCTGGAGGCAGTGCTCAGACTGCGCCTTCTTCCag GAGTGTCAGAAGAAACTAGAGCACAAACTAGGACTGGACTCATACTTACTGAAGCCTGTGCAGAGGATCACTAAATACCAACTCCTGCTGAAG gagATGATTAAGTACAGTAAAGGCTGTGAGGGCTCAGTGGAGCTGCAGGCAGCTCTTTCCTCCATACTGGGTATCCTGAAGGCTGTAAATGACTCAATGCACCTCATCGCCATCACAGGATATGAG GGTAACCTTGGAGACCTGGGTCGCCTGCTGATGCAGGGGTCGTTCAGTGTGTGGGCTGAGCATAAGAGAGGTCACGTGAAGGTGATGGAGCTTGCCAGGTTTAAGCCCATGCAGAGACACCTGTTCCTGCATGAGAAAGCCGTGCTCTTCTGCAAGAGACGAGAGGAGAGCGGAGAGGGATATGAGAAAGCACCCTCATATAGCTTCAAGCAGGAGCTCAGC ATGGCTGCTATTGGAATAACAGAGCATGCTAAAGGGGACAGCAAGAAGTTTGAGATCTGGTCCAGTTCAAGAGATGAGGTCTACACAGTACAG GCCGCATCTGAGGAGGTTAAGACCATCTGGGTAACAGAGATCCGGAAACTTCTAACAGGACAGCTGGAGGCCTGCAAAG AGGCAAGTCAACAGAGGGCACCTGAGCAGTTCTCCTCAGATACCAGCTCAACTAACAG ACTGGTGAGAAATGAACGTAGCAACCTCAGGAGTGGAGGAGTGGAGAAACCAAAGGCAGACGAGGAAAGAGTTAAAGAACTTGAGAACACTCTAGAGCCCAGAATGACAGGGAGAGCAAAAG GGTCTTCATTCAGTTTTGAGACAAAACCAAAACGACAGGATATCCGGAGTGACCCTACACCTCTAG AAACAGGGCCACACCCTTACATGGGCGGAGTCAGGTGGTTCAGTACATCAAGCCTGTTTCAAAATCGTAGGAGAGGTACACATACTGAGTACACAC GTTGGACTAAAGGATCCCTCTCATTGGATGCCTCTGTGGAGCATGATGGATACTTTAGTGCAGAGGAGCAGGTGACCTCTGACCCAGAAGAGGAGAAGGAAGATAAAATG TGTGCAGATGAGCTGCAGTCTGTGAGGATAGAGGAAGAGATCCAGTGTTCTGAAGAGACTGAGGTTCCTGAGAAATGA